The following coding sequences are from one Saprospiraceae bacterium window:
- a CDS encoding TolC family protein: MSSCFMYAQNLSLNDAVNKAIENNFQVKILSNQVEIAELSNTYGNAGGLPLITGNVNQNFTLNNIQQELSSGVTINQKNATGNSFNSNLNAGILVFNGFKVRASKAKFEELVKQNKLILEDEILELRANVNAAYYKVLEAEELQNQYTKNLNLATRKKDLIQARINAGYANEADLLQVQIEWNNLKTIIDLQNTNIATAKKELLMVMAEHPSKVYNLTDTLAHQRLPAYSDLEAKLNSTSLLNIAESSILIQRKIQKEIEASKYPAIRLNGSYNFNRIQNSAGFNLVNQNYGPAIGLSMNIPIYNGGVWKNQSKIAALQSENLEFQKNLLYIQLLSQLATEMERHDNLLKQCDEQNLTLEKASRLIEIMLTKFQLNQSTILDLNLAQQTYENAMLQSIQLNYAAKMSEIKIRRLADLPL, translated from the coding sequence ATGAGTTCCTGCTTCATGTATGCTCAAAACCTGAGTTTGAATGATGCAGTAAATAAAGCGATTGAAAATAATTTTCAGGTAAAAATTCTTTCAAACCAAGTAGAGATTGCAGAACTCAGCAATACTTATGGAAATGCAGGTGGTTTACCTTTAATTACTGGAAATGTTAATCAAAATTTTACACTGAATAATATTCAGCAAGAATTGAGCAGTGGAGTGACCATCAATCAAAAAAATGCGACAGGAAATAGTTTTAATTCAAACCTGAATGCAGGTATTTTGGTATTTAATGGATTCAAAGTGCGAGCGAGTAAAGCTAAATTTGAAGAATTGGTCAAGCAAAATAAACTTATTTTGGAAGACGAAATCTTAGAATTAAGGGCAAATGTGAATGCTGCATATTACAAAGTCCTGGAGGCGGAAGAACTTCAAAATCAGTACACTAAAAATTTAAATTTAGCCACCAGAAAAAAAGATTTAATACAAGCAAGAATAAATGCAGGATATGCCAACGAGGCAGATTTACTTCAGGTACAAATTGAATGGAACAACCTGAAAACCATTATTGATCTACAGAATACAAATATTGCCACCGCAAAAAAAGAACTATTGATGGTCATGGCGGAACATCCCTCAAAAGTTTATAATCTTACTGATACTTTAGCTCATCAAAGGTTACCAGCTTATTCAGATCTTGAAGCCAAGCTAAATTCCACAAGTCTTTTGAATATTGCTGAGTCCTCTATCCTCATCCAACGCAAAATACAAAAAGAAATTGAGGCTTCAAAATATCCTGCAATAAGATTAAATGGAAGTTACAATTTCAATAGAATTCAAAATTCGGCAGGATTTAATCTGGTGAACCAAAATTATGGACCTGCTATCGGACTCAGTATGAATATACCGATTTACAACGGAGGAGTTTGGAAAAATCAAAGTAAAATTGCTGCTTTGCAATCCGAAAATCTGGAGTTTCAAAAAAATCTATTGTACATCCAGTTACTTTCACAGCTTGCAACTGAAATGGAAAGACATGATAATTTACTCAAGCAGTGTGATGAACAAAATTTAACGCTGGAAAAAGCATCCAGACTGATTGAAATCATGTTGACGAAGTTTCAGTTAAACCAATCAACAATTCTCGACCTCAATCTTGCACAACAAACGTATGAGAATGCAATGCTCCAATCGATTCAACTCAACTATGCTGCTAAAATGTCAGAAATTAAAATCCGAAGATTAGCAGATTTACCATTGTAA
- a CDS encoding M1 family metallopeptidase produces MFINRFGLILKITFYLLIVTFLFFECKPGKDYSPQALGQRPDPHSFSRPDITAAKHLNLNLKLNFEKKIIEGRVDFTLSLPHGNEFILDNLGLQIDSVFVSAGGQKNTAKFANGITDSILGQPMIIPVDKQTDLVTVYYKTSPEALALQWMDPELTASKKLPFFFTQSQSIFARSWVPCQDGPGIRFTYDATVEVPVGMMAAMSARNPTEKQSSGIYQFKMDIPIPAYLMALAAGDFAFKPIGPRTGVYAEPGVLERAHYEFADLEKMLITAEELYGHYPWGRYDVIVLPSSFPFGGMENPMLTFATPTILVGDRSLTSLLAHELAHSWSGNLVTNSTWNDFWLNEGFTTYFESRIMEQLYGKEYADMLSLLGYQDLQKTLVDYGTDNPLTKLKGNYSNPEDGLSDIAYEKGKIFLRYLEEKYGRPAFDTFLKTYFHQFEFSSMTTEKFRDFLSVHLLNNDSSAIHDVDSWLYGTGMPAFMPSYQVNRFKAVDIFADKWKSGQNPSKAMTTNWSTHEWLHFIRQLPVTMMSDSIKLIDESYSFSKTANAEIRFAWIQFGLESGYRKNIIPSATEFLLHTGRRKFVLPIYENMIKVGFRKEAEELYAQAKSSYHPITRRSIEEAFEEAK; encoded by the coding sequence ATGTTTATAAACAGATTTGGCCTCATTTTGAAAATTACTTTCTATTTATTGATCGTAACTTTCCTTTTTTTTGAATGCAAACCCGGCAAAGATTATTCACCACAAGCTTTAGGTCAAAGACCGGATCCTCATAGCTTTAGCAGACCTGATATAACTGCGGCAAAGCACCTTAATCTGAATCTGAAATTGAATTTTGAGAAAAAAATAATTGAAGGCAGAGTTGATTTTACTTTAAGCTTACCACATGGAAACGAGTTTATTTTAGATAATCTCGGTCTACAGATTGATTCAGTATTTGTCAGTGCAGGAGGTCAAAAGAACACTGCAAAATTTGCCAACGGAATTACTGACAGCATCCTTGGACAACCAATGATTATACCTGTTGACAAACAAACAGATTTAGTGACAGTATATTACAAAACTTCACCCGAAGCATTGGCGCTACAGTGGATGGATCCGGAGTTGACTGCCAGTAAAAAACTACCCTTTTTCTTCACTCAGAGCCAATCTATTTTCGCACGCAGCTGGGTCCCTTGCCAAGACGGTCCAGGCATCCGTTTTACTTATGATGCCACTGTAGAAGTACCTGTGGGAATGATGGCTGCCATGAGTGCAAGGAATCCAACTGAGAAACAAAGTTCTGGGATTTACCAATTCAAAATGGATATCCCCATCCCGGCTTATCTCATGGCTCTTGCTGCCGGAGATTTTGCATTCAAACCGATAGGACCAAGGACAGGAGTATATGCGGAACCCGGAGTTTTGGAAAGAGCTCACTATGAATTTGCTGATCTTGAAAAAATGCTGATTACTGCAGAAGAACTATATGGCCACTACCCTTGGGGAAGGTATGATGTGATCGTCCTTCCATCAAGTTTTCCGTTTGGAGGCATGGAAAATCCTATGTTGACTTTTGCTACTCCAACCATTCTGGTAGGAGATCGCTCCCTCACAAGTCTTTTGGCTCATGAGCTTGCGCATTCCTGGTCAGGCAATCTTGTAACCAATTCTACCTGGAATGACTTCTGGCTCAACGAAGGATTTACCACATATTTTGAAAGTCGTATCATGGAACAACTTTACGGCAAAGAATATGCAGATATGTTGAGTTTACTGGGTTATCAAGACCTTCAAAAAACTCTGGTAGATTATGGCACTGACAACCCATTGACCAAACTTAAAGGAAATTATTCCAATCCTGAAGATGGACTTTCCGATATCGCTTACGAAAAAGGCAAAATCTTTTTGAGATATCTCGAAGAGAAATATGGAAGACCGGCGTTTGATACTTTCCTGAAGACTTATTTTCACCAGTTTGAGTTTTCATCTATGACAACCGAAAAATTTAGAGATTTTCTATCCGTTCATCTTTTAAATAATGACAGCAGTGCTATCCATGACGTCGATAGTTGGTTGTACGGAACCGGTATGCCAGCATTTATGCCTTCTTACCAGGTCAATCGGTTCAAAGCGGTAGACATCTTTGCAGACAAATGGAAGTCTGGTCAAAATCCATCCAAAGCGATGACAACAAATTGGTCCACCCACGAATGGTTGCATTTTATCCGACAGTTGCCGGTCACGATGATGTCCGACAGCATCAAACTCATTGACGAGAGCTATTCATTCTCAAAAACTGCAAATGCCGAAATTCGCTTTGCATGGATTCAATTTGGTCTTGAATCCGGATACAGAAAAAATATTATCCCATCTGCAACTGAATTTTTGCTCCACACAGGAAGACGCAAATTCGTACTTCCTATTTATGAGAATATGATCAAAGTAGGATTCAGAAAAGAAGCCGAGGAGCTTTATGCTCAAGCAAAATCAAGCTATCATCCCATAACCAGAAGATCCATCGAAGAAGCTTTTGAAGAAGCGAAGTAA
- a CDS encoding S46 family peptidase, with the protein MQKQLLVIIVGLCTLVQVQAQQDLSKPQRFDYGKMWTFENPPKEWFKEAYGFTPPDDWYSDVRKSALRFASWCSASFVSPNGLIMTNHHCSRDVAPALQKEGEDFEKNGFYAATLADERKSEGLFVEQLIMVDDISDKVLSQMDKAKDDNERAVYRDSALAQISREYSMKDGWKGLRLQTVTYYSGGKFSMYGYKKYNDIRLVFIPETDLGFFGGAPDNFTYPRYDLDCTFWRAYDENGNPLNTSDHYFKFNIEGAKEGEPVFVVGNPGNTERYRTYKQLEYDRDIRFPAQIAMLTSRHNMMLKEYEKNPNVDLLNDIFGLSNSMKAFTGILGGLKTPALMTRKKATEDEIRSKTKLKGEDPWNELGKIVDGLRKYGSTVTLASPSDIKGAGAKLIHVLGQYEAAMEKPNNGPNIEKLRKDITNLSAKLNEPKEKELFALYLQELKDFEHPEFKYVDKVLDGKSPMARVEKILDKTDFTSTKELSKILEKPADKFKKYNDPLLDVSRQIVPKFNEAVNAFQSTLARRRALEAKIANHVFKVKGNNLPPDATFTLRLADGLVKAYDYNGTTAPYKTSYYGLYDRNTSFDGKYPFALPARWQNPPVELLKAPMNFVSTNDIIGGNSGSAIINKNKEAVGLIFDGNIESLPGNFIFDESSNRSVSVHAGGIYAALKYIYRAERLAGELSGK; encoded by the coding sequence ATGCAAAAACAACTTTTAGTCATTATCGTCGGGCTATGTACTTTAGTCCAAGTTCAGGCACAACAAGACCTGTCCAAACCGCAAAGATTTGATTACGGCAAGATGTGGACTTTTGAAAATCCACCAAAAGAATGGTTCAAAGAAGCTTACGGATTTACTCCACCTGATGATTGGTACTCAGATGTACGCAAGTCAGCATTAAGGTTTGCTTCATGGTGTAGTGCCTCATTTGTATCTCCTAACGGATTGATCATGACGAATCACCACTGCTCCCGAGATGTCGCTCCGGCTTTACAAAAAGAGGGCGAAGATTTTGAGAAGAACGGTTTTTATGCTGCCACTCTCGCGGACGAGAGAAAATCAGAAGGACTGTTCGTTGAACAATTGATCATGGTAGACGATATATCCGACAAAGTGCTAAGCCAAATGGACAAAGCAAAAGATGACAATGAAAGGGCTGTTTACAGAGATAGTGCATTGGCCCAGATCTCCCGGGAATATTCAATGAAAGACGGTTGGAAAGGGCTCCGATTGCAAACAGTTACTTACTACAGTGGTGGAAAATTCAGTATGTATGGATACAAAAAATACAACGACATCCGCCTCGTTTTCATCCCTGAAACAGATCTTGGATTCTTCGGTGGAGCACCTGACAACTTCACCTATCCGCGCTATGATCTAGACTGCACTTTTTGGAGAGCTTATGATGAAAATGGAAATCCTTTAAACACATCAGACCATTATTTTAAATTTAACATTGAAGGCGCGAAAGAAGGCGAACCCGTATTTGTAGTGGGAAATCCGGGCAATACAGAGCGTTATCGTACTTATAAACAACTGGAATATGATAGAGACATTCGTTTCCCTGCTCAAATTGCCATGTTGACCAGCAGACACAATATGATGCTTAAAGAATATGAAAAAAATCCAAACGTCGATCTTCTCAACGACATCTTTGGACTTTCCAATAGTATGAAAGCATTTACAGGCATATTGGGTGGGTTAAAAACTCCTGCTTTGATGACCAGAAAAAAGGCTACTGAAGACGAAATTCGCTCTAAAACCAAACTAAAAGGTGAAGACCCTTGGAATGAGCTCGGCAAAATAGTAGATGGCCTTCGAAAATATGGCTCTACCGTTACTTTAGCTTCACCTAGTGATATCAAAGGCGCTGGAGCAAAGTTGATCCATGTTTTGGGTCAATACGAAGCTGCAATGGAAAAACCCAACAATGGACCGAATATTGAAAAACTTAGAAAAGACATTACAAACCTTTCTGCCAAATTGAACGAACCAAAAGAAAAAGAACTTTTTGCCTTGTATTTGCAAGAGCTTAAAGATTTCGAGCATCCGGAATTCAAGTATGTCGATAAAGTGTTAGATGGAAAATCGCCAATGGCCAGAGTGGAAAAAATATTGGACAAGACAGATTTTACCAGCACCAAGGAGTTGAGCAAAATTTTGGAAAAGCCGGCAGACAAATTCAAGAAATACAATGACCCTTTACTTGATGTCTCCAGGCAAATAGTACCAAAATTTAATGAAGCCGTCAATGCATTCCAGTCTACCCTTGCCCGCAGACGTGCTTTGGAAGCAAAGATTGCTAACCATGTTTTCAAAGTAAAAGGCAATAATTTACCACCAGATGCGACTTTTACATTGAGATTGGCAGATGGTCTTGTAAAAGCGTATGATTATAACGGAACTACCGCTCCATACAAAACTTCGTATTACGGACTTTACGACAGAAATACTTCTTTCGACGGAAAATACCCTTTCGCTCTTCCTGCAAGATGGCAAAATCCTCCTGTAGAATTGCTCAAAGCACCGATGAACTTTGTTTCGACAAACGACATCATTGGCGGCAATTCTGGAAGTGCTATCATCAATAAAAATAAAGAAGCCGTCGGTTTGATTTTTGATGGCAATATCGAATCTCTCCCAGGCAACTTCATTTTTGATGAATCGAGCAATCGCTCTGTTTCTGTACACGCAGGTGGTATTTATGCGGCATT
- a CDS encoding DUF1569 domain-containing protein — translation MPIPNIFSSEVTEQFISRIQKIQDTTNPQWGKMNAAQMIAHCCVTYELVYENIHPKPGLLMQLLLKTIVKKTVTGTAPYKKNLKTSPAFLKTGEYNLAAEKTRLINYLRRIQELGESYFDGKESHSFGKLNSNEWNNMFAKHLDHHLTQFGV, via the coding sequence ATGCCAATTCCAAATATTTTTTCTTCTGAAGTTACTGAACAATTTATCTCAAGAATTCAAAAAATTCAAGACACTACAAACCCTCAATGGGGAAAAATGAATGCTGCCCAAATGATCGCTCATTGCTGTGTCACTTATGAACTGGTATATGAAAATATTCACCCCAAGCCTGGTTTGTTGATGCAGCTCCTGCTAAAAACAATCGTTAAAAAAACGGTTACAGGAACAGCACCTTACAAAAAAAACCTCAAAACATCACCAGCTTTTCTGAAAACCGGTGAATACAATCTGGCAGCAGAAAAAACAAGATTGATCAATTATCTCCGCCGCATACAAGAGCTTGGAGAATCTTATTTTGATGGCAAAGAATCACATTCTTTTGGCAAACTCAATTCTAATGAGTGGAACAATATGTTTGCTAAACATCTTGACCATCATCTCACACAATTTGGCGTTTAA